TTTCTGCGGAGAAAGGCCTTGTCGAGCTCGCGCTCTAGCTGACCCGTCGTGCCCCTCGGTGTGGCGCTCTTGTCTCGCGCGATAGTAGGATCGCGGCCTCGAACCATGTCGGACGAGGAACCGACCTCCGCAGATTCCATTCGGCTCGTCGTGCCGAAGCGGAAGTCGCCGGAATCGATCCGCAACATCGCCGCGCTCGCGGACGATGAGACGCGGGTCGAGGCCCTGCTCGCGCGCCTCGAGCAGACGCCGGACCCGAGCGCGCGGAGCCGGATCCTCGTCGAGATCGCGATCACGATGCGCGACGGGCTCGACGATGCCGAGCAGGCGCTCGAGGCGCTCCTCGAGGCCTGGCGGTCGGACCCGCGCAACGACGACATCCTCGACAACCTCGAGCCGCTCGTCCGCGCGCAGGACAAGTGGACCGAGCTGATGGAGCTGACGCGCGCGCTCGCCGGCGCGGAGCGCGTGCCCGATCGATCGCTCGCGTACCACGAGGCGATGGTGCGCTGGCTCACGCGCGACCGGCCCGACCCGTCGCTCGCGCGGCAGTGGGTCGAGCGCGTGCGCGTGATCGACTCGACCCACGCGCTCGTGCACTTCATGCAGGCCGCGCTCTCGCGCGAGCACGGCGATCTCAAGCGCGAGATCGACGAGCTGGACCTCGCGGTGCTCTCGACGCGCCGGAAGGACGAGCGCCTCCCGATCCACCTGCTCCTCGCGTCGCGCTACATGGACGAGCGCACCTACAACCGCGTCGAGGCGAAGAAGCAATACGAGCAAGCGCACAAGCTGTTCCCGCAGATGATGGATCCGCTGCGCGGGCTCGAGCAGATCGCGGTCGCGGAGAAGGACAACCACGCCCTCGCCGACGTGCTCCGGCGGCAGGCCGACGCGGAGGTGGAGGAGCCGGAGCGCGTCCAGATCCTCATGCGCCTCGCGAAGCTCCAGGAGCTCGAGTTCCGGCGGCCCGAGCTCGCGGCGAAGACGCTCGAGCGCATCGCCTCTCGCTCCGCCAAGCTCGACTTCCTCTTCGACGACCTCGAGCGCTGCTACCGCGCCGCGCGGATGTGGCCCGAGCTCCTCGCGGTGCTGGAGCGCGCCGCGATCAGCGACGACGAGCCCGAGAAGCGCGCCGCGCGCCTGAAGCGCCTCGGCGAGGTGCTCGAGGCGAAGATGGGCGACATCCGCGCCGCCCTCGACACGTACAAGCGGCTCGCCGGGCTGATGCCCGAGGACGAGACGGTCGTGACCGAGCTCGCGCGCCTCGCGGAGAAGGTCTCCGACGTCGAGCTCGCGGTGAACTGCCGCGAGCGCCTCGCCGAGCTGACGACCGACCCCATCGCGCGCGCGCGCCACAACCTCGTCGCGGGGCAGCTCCTCACGCCGATCGACGGCAAACGCGCGCGGCGGTTCTTCGAGCAAGCCGTCGCGTCCGACCCGACCAACGCGCCGGCGTGGAACGCGCTCTTGTGGGACGCGCGCGCGGAGAACGACCTCCCGCGCGCGGCGCACTACCTCGAGCAGCGCGCGAACGCGACCGAGACTCCGCGCGCGCGCGCGACGTGCTTCGTCGAGCTCGCCGAGATCCAGCAGAAGATGGGCAACCGGCCCGGCATGCTCTCCGCCTACGAGAGCGCGTTCCTCTCCGATCCCAGCAACGAGGCGGCGGCGTCCGCGCTCCTCGAGCCCTGGATGGCGATCGAGCGCTACGAGGACGTCGAGAAGATCATCCACGTGATCATCGCGGCGGCGGAGCGCGATCGCGACGGCTACCGCGCCTACACCGCGCGCCGCGCGTTGACGAAGATCGGCTTCGAGCTCCACAAACCCGACGTCGCGCTCGAGGCCGCCTTCGCCGCGTTCAACTCCCGGCGCGAGGAGGACGAGGCGCGGCGTGACCTCGTCCTCGCCGCGAGCGCGATGCGCGCCGACCCCGCCGTGCTGAAGGTGCGTGACGCGCTCCTCGTCATCGCGGAGCGCCCGGACGGGCTCGCTCCCGACGTGCGCGTCGCGCTCGGCGAGACGCTCGCGTCGATGGGGGAGAGCGATCGCGCCGCGTCGCTCTACGACGAGGTCCTCACCGAGTCGCCCGACAACGAGCGCGCGCTCGCGGGCCTCTCCCAGCACCACGCCGCGTCGGGGAACAAGGTCGCCTCGCTCGCGCTGAAGCGCCAGCGCGCGATGGCGATGGCCGATCCGAAGGAGCGCCTCGCGACGCTGCTCGAGACCGCGGAGGCGTTCGCGAAGATCGACCAGGAGGCGCTCGCGGCCGAGGTCTACGAGGCGGCGCGCGTGCTCGCCCCGAACGACCTGCCGATCCTCCACAAGCTCCTCGCGCTCTACCAGAAGGCCTCGAAGTGGGTCTCGCTCTTCGACGTGCTGCGATCGATCGCGGAGGTCGACGCCGATCCGCTCCGCCGCGCGAAGACGTACTTCACGATGGGGCAGATCGCGAGCGTCGAGCTCCTCGATCGCGGGACCGCGCTCGAGATGTTCGACCGCGCGCTCGACGTCGACGCGACGCAGCTCGAGGCGTTCGAGAACATCGTCAAGATCCTCACCCGCACGAAGGACTGGGCCGGCCTCGAGCAGATGTACCGGCGCATGCTCGCGCGGGCGGAGGCGCGGCGCGATCAACGGCTCTCCTTCGTCCTGAACAAGCAGCTCGCGATCATCCTCCGCGATCGCGTCGGCGACGCGCAGGGAGCGATCGAGGCGATCCGCGCCGCGACGAAGCTCGTGCCGGAGGACGACGAGTCGCAGGCTATCCTGCGCGAGCTGCTCTCGCACACGGGCCAGGCGCAAGGCGCGGTCGCGATCACGCTCGAGCGCGTGCTGAAGGAGCCGCTCGACCCGCGGCCGTACCCCGCGCTCTTCGATCTGCTCCTCACGCAGGGCCAGCGCGACCGCGCGCTCTGCGTCGCGAGCGCGATGACCTTCCTCGACGTGAACCATCCGAGCGCGACGGCGTGGCGCCAGACCTACGCCCCGCCGCCGATCGAGGCGATCGTCCGCGAGCTCGGCCCCGAGGGCTACCGCTACCTCCTCCACCCCGAGCTCGATCCCACCCTCACCGAGATCCTCCAGATCTGCGCGCCGGCCGTGATCGACATCGCGCTCTCCCGCCTCTCGCTCCGCGAGCGCATGAGCCACCCCGGCTCGGCGCTGAAGGGGCAGGACTGGCTCGGGAAGGTCGTCGCCCGCGCGGCGCAGATCCTCGGCGTGCCGGCGCCGCCGAAGCTCTTCGCGCGCAAGACGCCCGGCCCCGCGATCGCCGCCGCGCCGACGAAGCCGCCGAGCCTCCTCGTCTACACCCAGTCGCTCGCGGGCGTGAGCCGCGAGGCGCTCGCGTTCATGATCGGCAAGCGGGTGATGGAGCTGACGCCCCCGCTCCTCGCGCGCGCGCTGTGCCCCTCCATCACCGAGCTCAAGGCGCTCGCGTCGTCGGCGGCGCGCATCGCGACGGAGCAGATCGAGCCCGGCGACCAGCCGCTCCGCGAACGCCTCAAGCGCGACGACGTCGCGCGCATCGGCGCAGCCGTGCGGCGCTCGATGATGGGCGGCGGCCGGATCGACGTCGTGCGCTGGTCCCAGCTCGCGGACGTCTCGGTCTCGTGCGCGGGCCTGCTCCTCGCCGGCGATCTCGAGGCCGCGCGCGCCGCGATCGCGATCGAGCCGCAGGCCCCGGGCGACCTCAGCCCGCGCGACAAGATGCGCGAGCTCGTCGCCTGGTACCTCGGCGACGCGTGCGCTCGGCTTCGCCAAGGTCTGGGGCTCGCGATCCTATGAGGTGCTCATGAAGCTCGACGCGTTGTTGAAGGTCCTCGATGAGCTCGCGCCGCTGCGGTACGCGGAGGGCTGGGACAACGTCGGGCTCCTCGTCGGCGATCCCGACGCCGACGTGACGCGCGTGCTCGTCACGGTGGACTACTCGAAGGAGGTCGCGGAGGAGGCGCGCGCGAAGGGGGTACAGCTCGTCGTCGCGTACCACCCGCCGATGTTCGCAGCGGTGAAGCGCGCGCCGCACGCCGCGCTCTGGGTCGACGCGGTCCGCCGCGGCATCGCGCTCTACAGCATGCACACCGCCCTCGACGTCGCCGCGCAGGGGACGAACGAATTCCTCGCCCGCGTCGCCGGCGTCGACCTCGCGTCGATGAAGCCGCTCCGTCCCTTCGTCGGGAAGCCGGGGCGGCCCGAGCCGGAGGGGATCGGGCTCGGACGTGTCGGCGACGTCGCGCCGGCGCCGCTCGGCGATCTGGTCGCGCGCCTCAAGACCGCGCTGACGCTCGAGCGCGTGCTCGTCGCAGGATCGCTCGATCGCGTCGTGCGCCGCGTCGCGGTCGCGGCCGGCGCCGGCGGCGAGCTCCTCGGCGACGCGATCCGCGAGCGCGCGGACGTCTTCGTCACCGGCGAGCTCCGCCACCACGACGCGATGCGCGGCTGCAGCGTCGTCGCGACGCTCCACTCGAACAGCGAGCGCGCGGCGGTGAAGGAGCTCGCCGGCCGCATCGCGGCCGCGCTCGCCGGCGTCGAGGTGACGTTCAGCGAGCGCGACGCGGACCCGTTCGCGTTCGTCTGAGTCTCTCAGGTTCGAGAGGGGCCAGCCCCTCTCGAGCTCTCCCCGCCGGGGCCTCTCCGCGCGCGGGGCGCGCTGCGCCGCCCCGGGCCCCCGAGAGGGCGACCCGCAGCGTCTGCTCTGACCTAGGGGCGCCGGCCGATCGCGTCGGTCCAGATCTCGAGGTCCTTCGGCGCGACGTTGCCATGCGGCGCGACGCGCGCGTCGGCGTAGCCGCGCTCGCGGAGGTCGACGAGGTACTGCTCGCGCGAGAGGAGCGTGCCGCGGCAGACCTCGACGTCCTCGGGGCGGTGCTCCGCCTTCGCGCGCTCGAGCAGCGCGTTCATCACGTGCCTCGGGACGCAGTGGCGCTTCTGCGGGTACACGAACGAGAAGAAGACGAGGTGCCCGAGGAGGACGCGCCAGTGCTCGCCGAAGTGGGAGAGGAGGCGGCTCCAGTCGAGGTCGGGGCCGCACGCCTCGAGGAGGTGATAGATGTCCGCGCCGTCGAAGCGCTCGCGCTCCATGACGAAGCACTTGCTCGCGATCATCTCCTCCGCCCCGGAGACGAGGACGGGGACGCCCCACAGCGTGCACCCTGCAGCGTGCTCGAACCAGCGATCGTCGACCGCGCAGAGGCCGTTCGCCGACGCGTAGATGAAGTCGACGAAGTGCGGGCCCGACCACGCCTTCGCGAGCCAGTGCGGGAAGCACTTCTCGACCTCGAAGCCCTCGTCGGCGAGGACCTCGAGCGCGCGGTCGACGTCGCGCGCGCGGAGGAAGATGTCGAGGTCCTTCGTGTCGCGTGCGATCCCCGCGAAGTGCTTGAGCGCGAGCGCGCCGCCGACGAGGAAGGGAACGCGGCGGCGGACCAAGGTCCGCAGCGTGTCCTCGTAGAACTGCCGCGCGACGGGGCGCACCATTCGACGAGTGCTGAGAGGCTCATGCGTACGGTGCGAGGGATGGGCGGCCATGCGATCGAGATCGCCTGCGAGCGGCGGGCCACCGGGCGGTACGTGCGTTGCTCTGCTCGCGCTCATGACCGACTCCGCCGTCCCCGCGCCGCGCCCGCTCCGCATCGCCGCCGTCGGCGATCTCCACTGCACGAAGGAGTCGAGCGGGCTCTTCCGTCCGCTGTTTCAGCAGGTCGAGACGCATGCGGACGTGCTGCTCCTCTGCGGCGATCTCACCGACTACGGCACGGCGGAAGAGGCGCACGTGCTCGCGAGAGAGCTCGCGGTGGTGAAGCACCCGATCATCGCCGTGCTCGGCAATCACGACTTCGAGTCGGGCACGCCGGAGAAGGTGAGCGAGATCCTGCACGACGCCGGAGTCCGCGTGCTCGACGGCGACAGCGTCGTGGTCGGCGACGTCGGCTTCGCGGGGGTGAAGGGCTTCTGCGGCGGTTTTGGTCGAGGCACGTTGGGACCTTGGGGCGAGGCTGCGGTGAAGGCCTTCGTCAAAGAAGCGCTCGACGAGGCGCTCAAGCTCGAGTCTGCGCTCGCGCGTCTCCGCACGCCGCAGCGCGTCGCGCTCCTCCACTATTCTCCCGTCGCCGACACCGTCGCGGGCGAGCCGGAGCAGATCTACGCGTTCCTCGGCTGCAGCCGCCTCGAAGATCCGCTCGAACGCTACCCGGTGACGGCGTGTTTCCACGGCCACGCCCACCGCGGCACCATGACCGGAAAGACGCGCGCGGGGATCCCCGTCTACAACGTCGCGCTGCCGCTGCTCCGCCGCGAGCTCGGGAACGATCTTCCGCTCCGCATCGTCGAGCTCGACGTGGACGTGCTCGTCGCGGCGGAGTAGTCGCCGCCGCATCCCGGTCCACGCGTCAGGCTCGACGCCCGTACCATGATGCCGTCGAGGGGCAGGATGCCACGGAGCGCGAGCGCGCGAGCAGCGCGCAAAGCGAGCCACGCGCGCGTCAGGATTGTGAGGCACGCGCCTCGCAATGGCCGAGCGCGAGACAACCATGGCTGCCACCGCACAGATCCTTTCGCTTCCGTCCCGCGTCTCCGTCGATGACCTCACGTTCGATCGCGTCACGATGAAGGACGCCGTCCGCCGCATCGTGCGGATGGCGAGACGTCACGACAAGGCGCGCTACGTCTGCACCGGGAACCTCGATCACCTCGTCCTCGCCGAGCGCGATCCCGAGTTCCGCGCCGCGTACAAGAAGGCCGACCTCGTCGTCGCCGACGGCGCGCCCGTCGTCTGGCTCTCGAAGCTCGCCGCGCGCGCGGCGGCCGGCGTCCTCCCCGAGCGCGTCGCGGGGAGCGACCTCTTCTGGGAGCTCGCGAAGGTCTCCGGCGAGGCGAACCTCCGCCTCTTCTTCCTCGGCGGGGTCGAGGGCGCGGCGGCGAAGGCGGCGGAGGAGGTGCTCCGCCGCCACCCGCGCGCGCGCATCGCCGGCACGTATTGCCCGCCGCACGCGACGTTCGCGACGTCGGAGGAGCAGGCGCGCATCAAGCGCATCGTGCGTCAGGCCGCGCCCGACGTCTTGCTCGTCGCGTTCGGCGCGCCGAAGCAGGAGAAATGGATCGCCGCGCACAAGGACGCGCTCGGCGTGCCGGTGTCGATCGGCGTCGGCGGCTCCTTCGAGATGGCGTCGGGCATGCTGAAGCGCGCGCCGCGCTGGATCCAGGACATCGGCCTCGAGTGGCTCTACCGCTTCACGCAGCAGCCGAAGCGCCTCTTCCAGCGCTACTTCGTGGACGATCTCCCGTACCTCGCCGGCGCCGCGACGCGCGCGCTCGTGCACCGGTTCAAAGGTCCGGCGCGTCTCGCGGGCTGATACCATCGCCGCGTGCTCGGGGCCTCACGACCGCTCTCCCTCTTCTTCGTCGCGCTCGTCGCCACGACGACGTCGTCGATCGCGGGGTCGAGCGCGAGCGCCTCGGCGGTGGGGGAGCCCGTCACCTTCACCGTCCTCGTGTCCGGCGAGGAGACGAGCGGCGCGGTCGCGCTGCACGAGGGGACGACCACGCTCGTCGATCCGTGCACGCCGCGCGCGCCGGGGACGTGGACGTGCACGACGAGCTTCACGACGCCCGGACCGCACGAGCTCACCGCGGTCCATGGGACGTCGACGTCCGCCGTCTTCACGCACACGGTCGAGGAGGAGGCGGCCGGCGGGTCGATCGCGTTCGTCGCGCCCGCCGCGCC
The sequence above is a segment of the Labilithrix sp. genome. Coding sequences within it:
- a CDS encoding tetratricopeptide repeat protein; this translates as MSDEEPTSADSIRLVVPKRKSPESIRNIAALADDETRVEALLARLEQTPDPSARSRILVEIAITMRDGLDDAEQALEALLEAWRSDPRNDDILDNLEPLVRAQDKWTELMELTRALAGAERVPDRSLAYHEAMVRWLTRDRPDPSLARQWVERVRVIDSTHALVHFMQAALSREHGDLKREIDELDLAVLSTRRKDERLPIHLLLASRYMDERTYNRVEAKKQYEQAHKLFPQMMDPLRGLEQIAVAEKDNHALADVLRRQADAEVEEPERVQILMRLAKLQELEFRRPELAAKTLERIASRSAKLDFLFDDLERCYRAARMWPELLAVLERAAISDDEPEKRAARLKRLGEVLEAKMGDIRAALDTYKRLAGLMPEDETVVTELARLAEKVSDVELAVNCRERLAELTTDPIARARHNLVAGQLLTPIDGKRARRFFEQAVASDPTNAPAWNALLWDARAENDLPRAAHYLEQRANATETPRARATCFVELAEIQQKMGNRPGMLSAYESAFLSDPSNEAAASALLEPWMAIERYEDVEKIIHVIIAAAERDRDGYRAYTARRALTKIGFELHKPDVALEAAFAAFNSRREEDEARRDLVLAASAMRADPAVLKVRDALLVIAERPDGLAPDVRVALGETLASMGESDRAASLYDEVLTESPDNERALAGLSQHHAASGNKVASLALKRQRAMAMADPKERLATLLETAEAFAKIDQEALAAEVYEAARVLAPNDLPILHKLLALYQKASKWVSLFDVLRSIAEVDADPLRRAKTYFTMGQIASVELLDRGTALEMFDRALDVDATQLEAFENIVKILTRTKDWAGLEQMYRRMLARAEARRDQRLSFVLNKQLAIILRDRVGDAQGAIEAIRAATKLVPEDDESQAILRELLSHTGQAQGAVAITLERVLKEPLDPRPYPALFDLLLTQGQRDRALCVASAMTFLDVNHPSATAWRQTYAPPPIEAIVRELGPEGYRYLLHPELDPTLTEILQICAPAVIDIALSRLSLRERMSHPGSALKGQDWLGKVVARAAQILGVPAPPKLFARKTPGPAIAAAPTKPPSLLVYTQSLAGVSREALAFMIGKRVMELTPPLLARALCPSITELKALASSAARIATEQIEPGDQPLRERLKRDDVARIGAAVRRSMMGGGRIDVVRWSQLADVSVSCAGLLLAGDLEAARAAIAIEPQAPGDLSPRDKMRELVAWYLGDACARLRQGLGLAIL
- a CDS encoding Nif3-like dinuclear metal center hexameric protein yields the protein MKLDALLKVLDELAPLRYAEGWDNVGLLVGDPDADVTRVLVTVDYSKEVAEEARAKGVQLVVAYHPPMFAAVKRAPHAALWVDAVRRGIALYSMHTALDVAAQGTNEFLARVAGVDLASMKPLRPFVGKPGRPEPEGIGLGRVGDVAPAPLGDLVARLKTALTLERVLVAGSLDRVVRRVAVAAGAGGELLGDAIRERADVFVTGELRHHDAMRGCSVVATLHSNSERAAVKELAGRIAAALAGVEVTFSERDADPFAFV
- a CDS encoding nucleotidyltransferase family protein, whose product is MVRPVARQFYEDTLRTLVRRRVPFLVGGALALKHFAGIARDTKDLDIFLRARDVDRALEVLADEGFEVEKCFPHWLAKAWSGPHFVDFIYASANGLCAVDDRWFEHAAGCTLWGVPVLVSGAEEMIASKCFVMERERFDGADIYHLLEACGPDLDWSRLLSHFGEHWRVLLGHLVFFSFVYPQKRHCVPRHVMNALLERAKAEHRPEDVEVCRGTLLSREQYLVDLRERGYADARVAPHGNVAPKDLEIWTDAIGRRP
- a CDS encoding metallophosphoesterase, with amino-acid sequence MAAVGDLHCTKESSGLFRPLFQQVETHADVLLLCGDLTDYGTAEEAHVLARELAVVKHPIIAVLGNHDFESGTPEKVSEILHDAGVRVLDGDSVVVGDVGFAGVKGFCGGFGRGTLGPWGEAAVKAFVKEALDEALKLESALARLRTPQRVALLHYSPVADTVAGEPEQIYAFLGCSRLEDPLERYPVTACFHGHAHRGTMTGKTRAGIPVYNVALPLLRRELGNDLPLRIVELDVDVLVAAE
- a CDS encoding WecB/TagA/CpsF family glycosyltransferase, which encodes MAATAQILSLPSRVSVDDLTFDRVTMKDAVRRIVRMARRHDKARYVCTGNLDHLVLAERDPEFRAAYKKADLVVADGAPVVWLSKLAARAAAGVLPERVAGSDLFWELAKVSGEANLRLFFLGGVEGAAAKAAEEVLRRHPRARIAGTYCPPHATFATSEEQARIKRIVRQAAPDVLLVAFGAPKQEKWIAAHKDALGVPVSIGVGGSFEMASGMLKRAPRWIQDIGLEWLYRFTQQPKRLFQRYFVDDLPYLAGAATRALVHRFKGPARLAG